One region of candidate division KSB1 bacterium genomic DNA includes:
- a CDS encoding ABC transporter substrate-binding protein, with product MKNGMAFFMIVLCGALACAKPEKSQPRILVSPKGLVHNFWVTVKAGADSAGKELGAQVIWKGPAQETDIAGQIAIIEDYINKKVEAIVLAACDTRALNALIDRAMDNGIPVITIDSGVDYDRPLSFIATDNIKAAELAADELARLVNYKGEVALMPHVPGAATTIMREEGFKKGLAKYPDLELVAVQYSNSDVATAMSVMENILSANPRLAGIFPTNEAGVLGTVQALTARGKIGQVKVVGFDAADDEIAALRSGGVQALIVQDPFKMGYLGVKAALEAIAKRPIEKRIDTGVYVITRENMDTPEMRRILYPLGDKW from the coding sequence ATGAAAAATGGCATGGCTTTTTTCATGATTGTTCTCTGCGGGGCCTTGGCGTGCGCGAAACCGGAGAAATCCCAGCCCAGAATTTTGGTGAGTCCAAAGGGGCTGGTGCATAATTTTTGGGTGACGGTCAAAGCCGGCGCGGATTCAGCCGGGAAGGAATTGGGCGCGCAGGTGATTTGGAAAGGCCCGGCGCAGGAGACGGATATTGCCGGGCAAATCGCGATCATCGAAGATTACATCAACAAAAAGGTGGAGGCCATCGTGCTGGCGGCGTGTGACACCAGGGCCTTGAATGCGCTCATTGACCGCGCGATGGACAACGGCATCCCCGTCATCACCATCGATTCCGGCGTCGATTACGACCGGCCGCTTTCCTTCATTGCGACGGACAACATCAAAGCCGCGGAGCTGGCGGCGGATGAGCTGGCGCGTTTGGTCAACTACAAAGGCGAGGTGGCGCTCATGCCGCATGTGCCGGGCGCAGCGACGACGATTATGCGCGAAGAAGGATTCAAGAAAGGCCTGGCAAAATATCCTGACCTCGAGCTCGTGGCGGTGCAATACTCCAACAGCGACGTCGCGACCGCCATGAGCGTGATGGAAAATATTCTATCGGCCAACCCGCGTCTCGCCGGAATTTTCCCGACGAACGAAGCCGGCGTGCTGGGCACGGTGCAGGCGCTGACCGCGAGAGGAAAAATTGGGCAAGTCAAAGTCGTCGGCTTCGACGCCGCCGATGACGAGATTGCCGCGCTGCGTTCCGGCGGGGTGCAGGCATTGATCGTGCAAGACCCCTTCAAAATGGGCTATCTTGGCGTCAAAGCCGCGCTGGAGGCGATTGCGAAACGCCCGATTGAGAAGCGCATCGATACGGGCGTCTACGTGATTACGAGGGAAAATATGGACACCCCGGAAATGAGGCGCATCCTGTATCCGCTGGGCGACAAGTGGTAA
- a CDS encoding sensor domain-containing diguanylate cyclase — protein sequence MGRSTLTRQRGGVKNRKGDRLGKALQPHVAFTREMAKLSNKTNALFLEYYIRFKILSTLSEQMDVDRTLAVVKKLIRKNFPADQYSLMLIADSGGELILRSHFGLPRREAENGRYALDENVFGEALKRGQYIYVPDVKTAAARYDYHAGNHVLKGAFLSLPLTAKNGRAAGVINLFRRRPNSFSAKEIDLLRKIAGQLGEVLATIAVYHQTRELSITDELTKVFNRRYFNQRFEREMQRAQRYRRPLSLIMLDIDHFKIFNDTHGHLWGDAVLKQAAQTLEENLRRADILARFGGEEFVILLPEIDKSHGRQVAEKLRRAIENTTFPKAETQPLGRLTVSLGLAAFPEDAEGAADLIHFADQGLYLAKSRGRNQVGVHQEAGGEKL from the coding sequence ATGGGCCGTTCAACCCTCACACGCCAACGCGGCGGCGTCAAAAATCGTAAAGGTGATCGCCTCGGCAAAGCGCTGCAGCCGCACGTGGCCTTCACGCGCGAAATGGCCAAGCTGAGCAACAAGACCAACGCGCTGTTTCTCGAATATTATATCCGCTTCAAGATTCTTTCCACTTTGAGTGAGCAGATGGATGTCGATCGCACGCTCGCCGTCGTCAAAAAGCTCATCCGCAAAAATTTTCCCGCCGACCAATATTCCCTGATGTTGATCGCCGACAGCGGCGGCGAGTTGATTTTACGCAGCCACTTCGGTCTGCCGCGCCGGGAAGCGGAGAACGGCCGCTACGCGCTTGACGAAAATGTTTTCGGCGAGGCCTTGAAGCGCGGACAATACATTTACGTGCCGGACGTGAAAACCGCCGCGGCACGCTACGACTATCATGCGGGAAATCATGTGTTGAAAGGCGCTTTTCTTTCCCTGCCGCTGACGGCGAAAAACGGCCGCGCTGCCGGCGTCATCAATTTGTTCCGCCGCCGTCCCAACAGCTTTTCGGCGAAAGAAATCGACCTGCTGCGAAAAATTGCCGGCCAGCTCGGCGAGGTGTTGGCGACCATAGCGGTCTACCATCAAACCCGCGAGCTTTCGATCACCGACGAACTGACCAAAGTTTTCAACCGCCGTTATTTCAACCAACGCTTCGAGCGCGAAATGCAGCGCGCCCAGCGCTACCGCCGCCCGCTCTCGCTGATTATGCTGGACATCGATCATTTCAAAATTTTCAACGACACGCACGGCCATTTGTGGGGCGATGCGGTGTTGAAGCAGGCGGCGCAAACACTCGAAGAAAATTTGCGCCGTGCGGATATTCTTGCGCGTTTCGGCGGCGAGGAATTCGTGATTCTGCTGCCTGAAATCGACAAGTCGCACGGCCGGCAAGTCGCCGAAAAATTGCGCCGCGCCATCGAGAACACCACGTTTCCGAAAGCTGAAACGCAACCGCTGGGGCGCCTCACCGTTTCGTTGGGCCTGGCCGCTTTTCCCGAAGATGCCGAGGGCGCGGCTGATTTGATTCATTTTGCCGATCAAGGCCTCTATCTTGCCAAATCACGCGGCCGCAATCAAGTCGGCGTTCATCAAGAGGCCGGGGGGGAAAAACTTTAA
- a CDS encoding helix-hairpin-helix domain-containing protein: MARYPSKSFIALLAVLLCLPSFAIAQETLIEQLSEQEAENNAENENHLQELLSHPLEINQLNREDLLRLPFLWPAQINAFLQQREKVGAFKNLDEALAALEVTGDTLALCREIFFLSSPRLIEVKNFSVRWRMTRPATVEERWLGPPYRSYERAMISTGALALGVLAERDPGEQRLDDHRLFYGLWQAGSQKNMRRVIAGNYQIEWAQGLLLWSPYGMTLSAEVHAASRREGRGLLPYLSGDENAALRGGALAWTWPRLALLAFASSQRLNARLIESAVVSYDESGYHRTATELSHRRTLQEKIVGAAIKMNWPDKVALGVLAYRSEYDKEWIRRNLSTSYFDFSGRVNELIGFSLSSTAAGLQANVELAKSRSGGVAGSAVLSGEASRLRWTVESHYYDRNFHSPRGRGFNSIADPPQNEFGYSLGLSRHLRRGLWAEIFVAKRQDLWRTTSLPLPGAQLRAGARLDWKIQRGLLLQMRWQQTRRDELMSATSKIISPQSRHSGRLKIDYQASAALRLTLRLDIAEKSPLAAKHGLALSQEAQWKMHRRWQITTRYTLFDTPAQAPIYLYEHDLPGIFTNFALRERGRRAYIYLRYLSTFGLDFSLKLAGTELDRSIFEHRRSGAWGAQIDWRLRP; the protein is encoded by the coding sequence ATGGCTCGATACCCCTCAAAAAGCTTTATCGCATTGCTGGCGGTTCTCCTTTGCCTTCCCTCTTTCGCCATCGCCCAGGAAACCTTGATCGAACAGCTTTCCGAACAAGAGGCGGAAAACAACGCGGAAAATGAGAACCACCTGCAAGAGCTGCTGTCCCATCCGCTCGAAATCAATCAGCTCAACCGCGAAGATTTGCTGCGTTTGCCCTTTCTCTGGCCGGCGCAGATCAACGCTTTTTTGCAGCAGCGGGAAAAAGTTGGCGCGTTCAAAAATCTCGACGAGGCGCTGGCCGCTCTCGAGGTGACCGGCGATACGCTGGCGCTTTGCCGGGAAATTTTCTTTTTGTCGTCGCCGCGCCTGATCGAGGTGAAAAATTTTTCGGTGCGCTGGCGCATGACCCGGCCGGCGACCGTCGAAGAAAGATGGCTCGGGCCGCCGTATCGTTCGTATGAGCGCGCGATGATCTCGACTGGAGCGCTTGCTCTCGGCGTGCTGGCCGAGCGCGATCCCGGCGAACAACGGCTCGACGATCACCGGCTTTTTTACGGCCTCTGGCAAGCCGGTTCGCAAAAAAACATGCGGCGGGTGATTGCCGGAAATTACCAAATCGAATGGGCGCAAGGTCTGCTCTTGTGGAGTCCTTATGGCATGACGCTTTCGGCGGAGGTGCACGCAGCGAGCCGGCGCGAGGGACGGGGATTGCTGCCGTATCTTTCCGGCGACGAAAATGCGGCCTTGCGCGGCGGGGCTTTGGCGTGGACTTGGCCGCGGCTTGCTTTATTGGCCTTTGCCAGCTCGCAACGTTTGAATGCGAGGTTGATCGAAAGCGCCGTAGTGAGTTATGATGAAAGCGGTTATCATCGCACGGCAACGGAATTGTCGCATCGCCGAACGTTGCAGGAAAAAATCGTTGGGGCGGCGATAAAAATGAATTGGCCAGACAAGGTCGCGCTCGGCGTGCTGGCTTACCGCAGCGAGTATGACAAAGAGTGGATTCGCAGAAATCTTTCCACGAGCTATTTCGATTTTAGCGGGCGCGTCAATGAGTTGATCGGGTTTTCGCTATCATCGACGGCCGCGGGGTTGCAGGCCAATGTCGAGCTGGCGAAAAGCCGTTCGGGCGGCGTGGCCGGCAGCGCGGTTTTGTCAGGCGAGGCTTCGCGCTTGCGATGGACCGTCGAGAGCCATTATTACGACCGCAATTTTCACAGCCCGCGTGGCCGGGGATTCAACAGCATCGCCGATCCGCCGCAAAACGAGTTCGGCTATTCGCTCGGCCTCAGCCGGCATCTGCGCCGCGGCTTGTGGGCGGAAATTTTTGTGGCGAAACGGCAAGATTTATGGCGCACCACGAGCCTGCCGCTGCCCGGCGCACAGTTGCGGGCGGGCGCGCGATTGGATTGGAAAATTCAGCGCGGCCTGCTGCTGCAAATGCGCTGGCAGCAAACGCGCCGCGACGAGCTCATGTCTGCGACGAGCAAAATCATCTCGCCGCAATCCCGGCACAGCGGGCGTTTAAAAATAGACTATCAGGCCTCGGCGGCGCTGCGCTTGACTCTACGGCTCGATATCGCTGAAAAGTCGCCGCTGGCGGCAAAACACGGTTTGGCGTTGAGCCAGGAGGCACAATGGAAAATGCACCGCCGCTGGCAGATCACGACGCGTTACACGCTTTTCGACACGCCCGCGCAGGCGCCGATTTATCTTTACGAACATGATTTGCCGGGTATCTTTACCAATTTTGCCCTCCGCGAACGAGGCCGTCGCGCGTACATTTATCTACGTTACTTGTCAACTTTTGGCTTGGATTTTTCCCTCAAGCTGGCTGGCACGGAGCTGGATCGCTCGATTTTTGAGCACCGGCGTTCCGGCGCGTGGGGAGCGCAAATCGATTGGCGGTTGCGTCCGTAG
- a CDS encoding nucleotidyltransferase domain-containing protein, whose product MKIAELQQRLSRYPEIVAAYFFGSAATGRLIYERDRETHREFVARTVIAFLDFQPFYETALRNYSRSLRRGKSQHHSEKDRFHS is encoded by the coding sequence ATGAAAATCGCGGAATTACAACAAAGATTGAGCCGTTATCCCGAAATCGTTGCCGCCTACTTTTTCGGGTCGGCGGCAACCGGCAGGCTGATTTACGAACGTGATCGTGAAACACATCGCGAGTTTGTCGCACGAACAGTCATTGCCTTTCTCGATTTTCAACCTTTCTACGAGACGGCGCTACGCAATTATTCAAGGAGTCTCCGACGTGGGAAATCCCAACATCATTCTGAAAAAGATCGCTTTCATTCGTGA
- a CDS encoding response regulator, with product MLTPIILRRRELLWLTLVLILFPHATLRALQAKAPSGEKIAFKHLTIDDGLSQNAVFAMLQDHQGFIWFGTKDGLNRYDGYSFTVYQHNPFDLTSLSANYITALFEDSRGVIWIGTTDGGLNRLQRGTKSFQRLHNLSSRSQNFSAQEITAMAEDSTGAIWVGTRGDGLFRFSPQPIQTSGEVACTQFVHAPGKANNLSSNSINVLRVDGKGTLWIGTINGLDKLRNVQNGEGFEHFVIFTKNPQAPNSARDSSVAAIYEDSKGRFWLGTSSGICLFDRNSGRYQNFSHHYEIYRYGWGIVNGIVEDQAGQLWLATPGELMRFNPADHSYDYFRNDPLAPHSLSYNNVSSLWRDRSGVLWFGTLGGGINVFDPKTRRFSLLVRPPEPSSRIAGFSVRSILEDDAGDLWISTEVLYRWNRKTGVLKSFETSSNRPDDFGNTGAWSMRQSADGAIWFATHQGLYRYELQSGKIRQYKFNPADTSGLRQKEVYAVYEDRRGTIWIATENYFSQLIDAKNGRFRHFHYRPSPPNNEIVRPAIYQDGKGRFWLGTKEGLLQFDLETESFHAYRNDPRQPASLSNNEIKSICPDPQHPNSMLWLGTAGGGLNGFDLETKTFRHYTERDGLPNNTVYGILPDDEGNLWLSTNKGLSRFTPWDNLVQGQPSRHTISSHGVNRLTGTFRNYDVRDGLQSNEFNTGAYYKSKNGELFFGGISGLNYFYPADILDNPHPPPIAITRCKILSQSESHQDSSAIFYKTIFENSALALSPRDNIITFEFAALDFSAPEKNQYAYKMENFDQDWIHAGAARSATYSNLPPGEYTFRVKGSNNDGIWNEAGASLKIIIAPPWWKTWWAYTLYVLFFTSLLYLVRRYELNRLQLKNRLRLEHVEAEKLRELDHMKSRFFANLSHEFRTPLTLILGPMDSLLAMAESQQAKQSLQMMRRNAGRLLQLINQLLDLSKLESGSMRLQAACQDVIPVLRGIVMTFQSMAERKDIALLFRSEVETLTLYFDHEKFEKIFFNLLANAIKFTPNGGKISVQLAVISNQSSVCSGQWSAVSKQSQHKQPNTEHWSLITDNCLLITVKDTGIGIPHEKLPHIFDRFYQVETSSTREFDGTGIGLSLAKELVELHHGIIAINSQEGWGTEAIVRLPLGRAHLQDDEIVEVSSQLSGTSEQPASGKLQEASEQEAWGKGQAIIEHEAIDPLTQNSINPSIQQQATNGKPIILIVEDNADMRRYLRDYLEQTYSVIEAHNGREGLEKATATIPDLVISDVMMPEMDGYALCRGLKTDEKTSHVPVILLTAKAAPEEKLAGLETGADDYLLKPFEAKELLARVKNLIQLRQKLREKFSSARLQEQMPNLENKLDQAFLQRVQKAVEENMENEKFGVEELAAKLKLSRTQLHRKISALTNQPASLFIRSVRLRHARKMLEQDGNLVNEVAYRVGFSSHAYFTKCFHEEFGCTPKEFVKSRREV from the coding sequence ATGCTGACACCAATTATCTTGCGGCGACGAGAGCTATTATGGCTCACTCTCGTGCTGATCTTGTTTCCGCATGCCACGCTTCGCGCGCTGCAGGCGAAAGCCCCTTCTGGGGAGAAGATCGCCTTCAAACATCTCACCATCGACGACGGCCTTTCGCAAAACGCCGTGTTTGCCATGCTGCAGGATCATCAGGGCTTTATATGGTTCGGCACCAAAGACGGCCTGAACCGCTATGATGGCTATTCCTTCACCGTTTATCAGCACAACCCCTTTGATTTAACTTCCCTTTCGGCAAATTACATCACGGCGCTTTTTGAGGACAGCCGTGGCGTCATCTGGATTGGAACCACGGATGGCGGCCTGAATCGCTTACAACGTGGGACCAAGTCCTTTCAACGTCTTCACAATCTTTCGTCCCGTTCGCAAAATTTCAGTGCGCAGGAAATTACGGCGATGGCGGAAGACTCCACCGGCGCCATTTGGGTCGGCACCCGCGGTGACGGCCTGTTTCGATTTTCCCCGCAACCTATTCAAACTTCCGGCGAGGTGGCCTGTACGCAATTCGTTCATGCGCCCGGCAAGGCGAACAACTTGAGCAGTAATTCGATCAATGTCCTGCGCGTTGATGGCAAAGGGACGCTCTGGATCGGTACAATCAACGGTCTGGATAAATTGAGGAATGTGCAGAATGGTGAAGGCTTTGAGCATTTCGTCATTTTCACCAAAAATCCCCAAGCGCCGAACAGCGCACGAGACAGCAGCGTCGCGGCGATTTATGAAGACAGCAAGGGCAGGTTCTGGCTCGGCACTTCCAGCGGCATCTGTCTCTTTGATCGGAACAGCGGACGCTACCAAAATTTTTCTCATCACTATGAGATTTATCGCTACGGCTGGGGCATTGTGAACGGCATTGTCGAAGATCAAGCCGGGCAGTTATGGCTGGCCACTCCCGGTGAGTTGATGCGATTCAATCCCGCCGATCATTCCTATGATTATTTTCGCAACGATCCGCTCGCGCCGCACAGTCTCAGTTATAACAACGTCTCGAGCTTGTGGCGGGATCGCTCCGGCGTTCTCTGGTTCGGCACTCTCGGCGGCGGCATCAACGTGTTCGATCCCAAGACGCGACGCTTTTCGTTGTTGGTGCGCCCGCCGGAACCATCGTCGCGCATTGCCGGCTTCAGCGTAAGGTCGATCCTTGAAGATGACGCCGGCGATCTCTGGATCAGCACCGAGGTTTTATACCGGTGGAATCGCAAAACCGGCGTGCTGAAAAGTTTTGAAACCAGCTCCAATCGTCCGGATGATTTTGGCAACACCGGCGCGTGGTCGATGCGGCAAAGCGCTGACGGTGCGATTTGGTTTGCAACCCATCAGGGGCTCTATCGCTACGAGCTCCAATCCGGCAAGATTCGGCAATATAAATTCAATCCGGCAGACACCTCCGGTTTGAGGCAAAAAGAAGTCTATGCGGTTTATGAAGATCGCCGCGGCACGATTTGGATCGCGACGGAGAATTATTTCAGCCAGCTCATCGATGCTAAGAACGGCCGCTTTCGCCATTTTCACTACCGTCCAAGCCCGCCCAACAACGAGATCGTCCGGCCGGCGATTTACCAAGATGGAAAAGGCCGGTTTTGGCTGGGTACGAAAGAGGGTTTGCTGCAATTCGATCTTGAGACGGAATCTTTCCACGCTTACCGCAACGACCCGCGGCAACCGGCCAGCCTGAGCAACAATGAGATCAAGTCGATTTGCCCGGACCCGCAGCACCCGAACAGCATGCTGTGGCTGGGCACGGCCGGCGGAGGGTTGAATGGCTTCGATCTCGAAACCAAAACTTTTCGGCACTACACGGAAAGAGACGGCCTGCCCAACAACACGGTCTACGGCATTCTGCCGGATGACGAGGGCAACCTGTGGCTGAGCACAAACAAAGGTTTGTCAAGATTCACCCCGTGGGATAATCTTGTTCAAGGGCAGCCATCTCGGCATACTATTTCATCCCACGGGGTCAATCGCCTCACCGGTACGTTCAGGAATTATGACGTGCGCGACGGCCTGCAAAGCAATGAGTTCAACACCGGCGCGTATTACAAGAGCAAAAACGGCGAGCTGTTTTTTGGCGGCATCAGCGGCTTGAATTATTTTTATCCCGCAGATATTCTCGATAATCCCCATCCCCCGCCGATAGCGATCACCCGCTGCAAGATTCTCAGCCAATCGGAGTCACACCAGGATAGCAGTGCGATATTTTATAAAACCATTTTTGAAAATAGCGCACTCGCCCTGTCGCCTCGCGACAATATCATTACGTTTGAATTTGCGGCTTTGGATTTTTCGGCGCCCGAGAAGAATCAATACGCCTATAAGATGGAAAACTTCGATCAGGATTGGATTCATGCGGGCGCGGCGCGCTCAGCGACTTATTCGAATCTGCCGCCGGGAGAATATACCTTCCGGGTCAAAGGCTCGAACAACGACGGAATTTGGAACGAAGCAGGCGCGTCGCTGAAAATCATCATTGCGCCGCCGTGGTGGAAGACGTGGTGGGCGTATACGCTTTACGTTTTATTCTTTACGAGTTTGTTGTACCTCGTACGGCGTTATGAGCTCAATCGCCTCCAGCTCAAGAACCGTCTGCGGCTCGAGCACGTGGAAGCGGAAAAACTGCGCGAGCTCGATCACATGAAATCGCGCTTCTTTGCCAACCTCTCGCACGAATTTCGCACGCCGCTGACGCTGATTTTGGGGCCGATGGACAGCTTGCTCGCGATGGCGGAAAGCCAACAGGCCAAACAGAGCCTGCAGATGATGCGCCGCAATGCCGGCCGCCTCTTGCAGTTGATCAATCAATTGCTCGATCTCTCCAAGCTGGAATCAGGCAGCATGCGCTTGCAAGCGGCTTGCCAGGATGTGATTCCAGTGCTCAGGGGCATCGTCATGACTTTTCAGTCCATGGCCGAGCGCAAGGACATCGCCCTGCTCTTTCGCAGCGAGGTCGAAACCCTCACGCTTTATTTCGATCATGAAAAATTCGAGAAGATTTTTTTCAACCTGCTTGCCAACGCCATCAAGTTCACGCCGAACGGCGGGAAGATCAGTGTTCAGTTGGCAGTTATCAGTAATCAGTCATCAGTTTGCAGTGGTCAGTGGTCAGCGGTCAGTAAACAGTCGCAACACAAGCAACCGAACACTGAACACTGGTCACTGATTACTGATAACTGTTTACTGATCACTGTCAAAGACACCGGTATCGGCATTCCTCATGAAAAGCTGCCTCACATCTTCGACCGCTTCTATCAAGTTGAAACGAGCAGCACCCGCGAGTTCGACGGCACGGGCATCGGGCTCTCGCTGGCGAAAGAGCTGGTGGAGTTGCATCATGGTATCATTGCGATCAACAGCCAGGAAGGCTGGGGAACGGAAGCGATCGTGCGCTTGCCGCTGGGCCGGGCGCATCTGCAAGATGACGAGATCGTTGAAGTCAGTAGCCAGTTATCAGGAACCAGTGAGCAGCCGGCCAGTGGCAAGTTGCAAGAGGCAAGCGAGCAGGAAGCATGGGGCAAGGGGCAAGCGATAATAGAGCATGAAGCCATCGATCCATTAACCCAAAACTCCATCAATCCATCAATCCAGCAACAAGCCACCAACGGCAAGCCCATCATCCTCATCGTCGAAGACAACGCCGACATGCGCCGTTACCTCCGCGACTATCTGGAGCAGACATACAGCGTCATCGAAGCCCACAACGGCCGAGAAGGTTTGGAAAAAGCGACGGCGACGATTCCCGATCTTGTCATCAGCGACGTGATGATGCCGGAGATGGATGGCTATGCCCTGTGCCGCGGCCTGAAAACCGATGAGAAGACCTCACATGTTCCGGTCATCCTGCTCACCGCCAAAGCGGCGCCGGAAGAGAAGCTGGCCGGTTTGGAAACCGGCGCCGATGATTATCTGCTCAAACCGTTTGAGGCCAAAGAGCTTCTCGCTCGCGTCAAAAACCTGATTCAGTTGCGCCAAAAACTGCGCGAGAAATTCAGCTCGGCACGTTTACAGGAGCAAATGCCGAACCTCGAGAACAAGCTCGATCAAGCCTTTTTGCAGCGGGTGCAGAAAGCCGTCGAAGAAAACATGGAGAATGAGAAGTTTGGCGTGGAAGAGCTGGCGGCGAAGCTCAAGCTCAGCCGGACGCAACTGCACCGCAAGATCAGCGCGCTGACCAACCAGCCGGCCTCGCTCTTCATCCGCTCGGTGCGGCTGCGCCATGCCAGAAAAATGCTCGAGCAGGACGGCAATCTCGTCAACGAAGTGGCTTACCGCGTCGGGTTCAGCAGCCATGCGTATTTCACCAAGTGTTTTCACGAAGAGTTCGGGTGCACGCCGAAGGAATTTGTAAAGTCCCGGCGCGAGGTATAA
- a CDS encoding antibiotic biosynthesis monooxygenase, with the protein MATMFVRHKVNDYATWKRAYDEFASVRKAKGVKAASVHRDANDPNTIIVTHQFKDMNAATAFVNSEDLKSAMMKAGVSGPPEFWFGEEVEHTPF; encoded by the coding sequence ATGGCTACGATGTTTGTCAGGCATAAGGTTAATGATTATGCCACCTGGAAGCGCGCCTACGATGAATTTGCGTCGGTGCGCAAGGCAAAAGGCGTCAAAGCCGCGAGTGTCCATCGCGACGCGAACGACCCGAACACCATTATCGTTACTCACCAGTTTAAGGACATGAACGCCGCAACGGCGTTTGTGAATTCTGAGGATTTGAAATCGGCGATGATGAAAGCTGGTGTCAGCGGTCCACCGGAGTTCTGGTTCGGCGAGGAAGTCGAACACACGCCGTTTTAA
- a CDS encoding cupin domain-containing protein gives MKNPCRTVASIVFATLTFVLVTRSAVAQDPVKVAPSMCKVLLENDRVRVLDFWVKPGGKIPMHSHPAAVTYFITTGKMKTTMPDGKVTEMEPKAGEARWAEAVTHANENIGTTEAHVIVVEIKEPVKK, from the coding sequence ATGAAAAATCCATGCCGTACTGTGGCAAGCATTGTGTTCGCTACTCTAACCTTCGTCTTGGTCACGAGGTCTGCAGTGGCGCAAGACCCCGTCAAAGTGGCGCCCAGCATGTGCAAAGTTCTGCTGGAAAACGACCGGGTGCGGGTGCTTGATTTTTGGGTGAAACCTGGTGGCAAAATACCGATGCATTCACATCCGGCTGCCGTGACTTACTTCATAACCACCGGCAAAATGAAAACCACGATGCCGGATGGAAAAGTCACAGAGATGGAGCCAAAGGCCGGCGAAGCGCGCTGGGCCGAAGCCGTGACCCATGCAAATGAGAACATCGGCACGACGGAGGCTCACGTCATAGTCGTCGAAATAAAAGAGCCGGTGAAGAAATAG